The following proteins are co-located in the Granulicella pectinivorans genome:
- a CDS encoding esterase family protein — translation MHRDYRKWFSPRLGRDMELLVFGHGGLPILVFPTSCGRFFEFEDRQMVATIADKIDRGEMQLFCVDSVDAESWYNRDVPPRWKIARQVQYEGYIMQEVVPFVRQLNHNPKFATMGCSFGGYHALNFALRHPDVFTACLSMSGAFDMTSFLHGYFDEDVYFQTPPLYLANQHDGWYFERYHRNTYILATGHEDQCWDANERMARVMREKGVPVRLDVWGDGTGHDWPWWQKMMCVYL, via the coding sequence ATGCACCGCGATTATCGAAAGTGGTTTTCCCCGCGTCTTGGCCGGGATATGGAGCTTCTGGTGTTCGGGCACGGCGGTCTGCCTATCCTGGTGTTCCCGACGAGCTGCGGTCGATTCTTCGAGTTTGAAGACCGGCAGATGGTGGCGACGATCGCCGACAAGATCGACCGGGGCGAGATGCAACTGTTCTGCGTGGACTCGGTGGATGCGGAGAGCTGGTACAACCGCGATGTGCCGCCGCGATGGAAGATTGCGCGGCAGGTGCAGTACGAGGGGTACATCATGCAGGAGGTGGTGCCTTTCGTCCGGCAGTTGAACCATAATCCCAAGTTCGCGACGATGGGGTGCAGCTTCGGTGGGTACCATGCGCTGAACTTCGCGTTGCGGCACCCTGATGTGTTTACGGCCTGCCTGTCGATGAGTGGGGCGTTCGACATGACCAGCTTCCTGCATGGGTATTTCGATGAGGACGTTTATTTCCAGACGCCTCCGCTGTACCTGGCGAACCAGCATGATGGGTGGTACTTCGAGCGGTATCACCGTAACACCTACATTTTGGCGACCGGCCATGAAGACCAGTGCTGGGACGCGAATGAGCGGATGGCGCGGGTGATGCGAGAAAAAGGTGTCCCGGTGCGGCTGGATGTCTGGGGGGACGGCACAGGACACGACTGGCCGTGGTGGCAAAAGATGATGTGTGTGTATTTGTAA
- the rpsP gene encoding 30S ribosomal protein S16 encodes MLMIRLARVGARKQPHYRIVVIEKDRARNGRSVEVVGTYNPRTNPATVTLKRDRIDYWVGNGAQLSERVGKLLAQAPAAEPAITA; translated from the coding sequence ATGTTGATGATCCGTCTCGCCCGCGTTGGCGCCCGCAAGCAGCCCCACTACCGTATCGTTGTCATCGAAAAGGACCGCGCCCGCAACGGCCGCTCCGTCGAAGTCGTCGGAACCTACAACCCCCGCACCAATCCCGCGACCGTCACCCTCAAGCGTGACCGCATCGACTATTGGGTCGGCAACGGAGCCCAGCTCTCCGAGCGCGTTGGCAAGCTCCTCGCTCAGGCTCCAGCCGCTGAGCCCGCTATCACCGCATAA
- a CDS encoding ribonuclease HII, which translates to MPAFRYPVPPGVTKATAKQQMLKQLVCSNAPEEALRYQGFTLIAGVDEVGRGALFGPVVAAAVILPRAVAALANAGLKDSKQMTAEDREALDTRIRKTAVALSIAAVDAETIDRINIYQASKLAMLEAVRGLPIAPDHLIIDAMRIDHPCAQTKLFYGDALCLSIAAASVIAKVHRDAMMRDLHELHPEYGLASHKGYGTPEHHRALETHGPTPLHRRSFAPIRAFFPEAPVPRQLDLEEILFSGEDLEDADPQGESWL; encoded by the coding sequence ATGCCGGCCTTCCGCTACCCAGTCCCGCCCGGAGTCACCAAGGCCACCGCCAAGCAGCAGATGCTGAAGCAGCTCGTCTGCTCCAACGCGCCCGAGGAAGCCCTCCGCTATCAAGGCTTCACCCTCATCGCCGGCGTGGACGAGGTCGGCCGCGGAGCCCTCTTCGGCCCCGTCGTCGCTGCCGCCGTCATCCTCCCCCGCGCCGTGGCCGCCCTCGCCAACGCCGGCCTCAAGGACTCCAAGCAAATGACCGCCGAGGACCGCGAAGCGCTCGACACGCGCATCCGCAAGACCGCCGTCGCCCTCTCCATCGCAGCCGTCGACGCCGAGACCATCGACCGCATCAACATCTACCAGGCCAGCAAGCTCGCCATGCTCGAAGCCGTCCGTGGCCTCCCCATCGCGCCCGACCACCTCATCATCGACGCCATGCGCATCGATCACCCCTGCGCCCAGACGAAGCTCTTCTACGGCGACGCCCTATGCCTCTCCATCGCCGCCGCATCCGTGATCGCCAAGGTCCACCGCGACGCCATGATGCGTGACCTCCACGAACTCCACCCCGAGTACGGCCTCGCCTCTCACAAGGGATACGGCACCCCCGAGCATCACCGCGCCCTCGAAACCCACGGCCCCACGCCCCTGCACCGTCGCAGCTTCGCCCCCATCCGGGCCTTCTTCCCGGAAGCCCCCGTGCCCAGGCAGCTCGACCTCGAAGAGATCCTCTTCTCCGGCGAAGACCTCGAAGACGCCGACCCTCAAGGAGAATCATGGCTGTAA
- a CDS encoding PIG-L deacetylase family protein, with the protein MAVTRKLLCIVAHPDDECYAFGGALALAHAEGVETCVVCLTDGQAATHRGASTSGADLGAIRRKEFADSCKVLGVTYHELLDYQDAQLEFADFSLAASRIVARIRAFQPQVVLTFGSDGAANSHPDHTMVSAFTTAAFHWAGNPKRYPGAGPVFKPTRLFHQTTDFFLPDRPNPSPIPWTVTLDIRSVFEKKIEAFRQHVSQAPLMERTKPIFEAHGSHERYTLMATPELGEARQLTHFFEGLE; encoded by the coding sequence ATGGCTGTAACCAGAAAGCTTCTCTGCATCGTCGCCCATCCCGACGACGAATGCTACGCCTTTGGGGGAGCCCTCGCGCTCGCCCACGCCGAAGGCGTCGAAACCTGCGTCGTCTGCCTCACCGACGGACAGGCCGCCACGCACCGTGGAGCCTCCACCTCCGGAGCCGATCTCGGCGCCATCCGCCGCAAGGAGTTCGCCGACTCCTGCAAGGTCCTCGGCGTCACCTACCATGAGCTCCTCGACTACCAGGACGCCCAGCTTGAGTTCGCCGACTTCTCCCTCGCCGCCAGCCGTATCGTCGCCCGCATCCGCGCCTTCCAGCCCCAGGTCGTCCTCACCTTCGGCTCCGATGGCGCCGCCAACTCTCACCCCGACCACACCATGGTCTCGGCCTTCACCACCGCCGCCTTCCACTGGGCAGGCAACCCCAAACGCTACCCCGGTGCCGGCCCCGTCTTCAAGCCCACCCGCCTCTTCCACCAGACCACCGACTTCTTCCTCCCCGACCGCCCCAACCCAAGCCCCATCCCCTGGACCGTCACCCTCGACATCCGCTCCGTCTTCGAGAAGAAGATCGAAGCCTTCCGCCAGCACGTCTCCCAGGCCCCCCTCATGGAACGCACCAAGCCCATCTTCGAGGCCCACGGCAGCCACGAGCGCTACACCCTCATGGCCACCCCCGAGCTGGGCGAAGCCAGACAACTCACCCACTTCTTCGAAGGCCTGGAATAG
- the rplS gene encoding 50S ribosomal protein L19 translates to MSIHPIMQKLAAKFERTDLPAFAPGDTVRVQVKIKEGEKERLQAFEGMVIASRKGPQGTFTVRKMSFGQGVERIFPYNSKVVDKVEKIRSYEVRRAKLFYLRGLRGKAARLREVARAV, encoded by the coding sequence ATGTCCATTCATCCCATCATGCAGAAGCTGGCCGCGAAGTTCGAGCGGACCGATCTCCCCGCATTCGCTCCCGGCGACACCGTCCGCGTTCAGGTCAAGATCAAGGAAGGCGAGAAAGAACGCCTCCAGGCCTTCGAGGGCATGGTCATCGCATCCCGCAAGGGCCCCCAGGGCACCTTCACCGTCCGCAAGATGAGCTTTGGTCAGGGCGTGGAGCGCATCTTCCCCTACAACTCCAAGGTCGTCGATAAGGTCGAGAAGATCCGGTCCTACGAAGTGCGCCGCGCCAAGCTGTTCTACCTCCGCGGCCTCCGCGGCAAGGCAGCCCGTCTGCGCGAAGTCGCCCGCGCCGTCTAA
- the trmD gene encoding tRNA (guanosine(37)-N1)-methyltransferase TrmD produces the protein MRIDILTIFPGFFTSFLETGILRRALSTGVMEIHTHDLRDFTHDRHRTVDDRPFGGGEGMLLKPQPIFDCIASLGITPLPHRDTTRESVILLSPQGRVFTQPVAHTLAATERIVLICGRYEGVDERVNTLLCDRELSIGDYVLTGGELAAAVIADTVVRLLPGVLGNPDSSLHESFGADDSQAPQADDAVPRATHGSGGLLDYPQYTRPADYQGAQVPPVLTDGNHVLVRQWRRRAALEKTLRNRPDLLAKASLNKADRKLLHEIEASEETEASGS, from the coding sequence ATGCGCATCGACATCCTCACCATCTTCCCCGGCTTCTTCACCAGCTTTCTAGAGACCGGCATCCTCCGCCGCGCCCTCTCCACCGGCGTCATGGAGATCCATACCCACGACCTCCGCGACTTCACCCACGACCGCCACCGCACCGTGGACGACCGCCCCTTCGGCGGCGGCGAGGGCATGCTCCTCAAGCCCCAGCCCATCTTCGACTGCATCGCCTCCCTCGGCATCACGCCCCTCCCCCACCGCGATACCACCCGCGAGTCCGTCATCCTCCTCTCTCCCCAGGGCCGTGTCTTCACCCAGCCCGTCGCCCACACCCTCGCCGCGACCGAGCGTATCGTCCTCATCTGCGGCCGTTACGAGGGCGTCGACGAGCGCGTCAACACCCTCCTCTGCGACCGCGAACTCTCCATCGGCGACTACGTCCTCACCGGAGGAGAGCTCGCCGCAGCCGTCATCGCCGACACCGTCGTCCGCCTCCTCCCCGGCGTCCTCGGCAACCCCGACTCCTCCCTCCACGAAAGCTTCGGGGCCGACGACTCCCAGGCCCCCCAGGCCGACGACGCCGTACCCCGCGCCACCCACGGCTCCGGTGGCCTCCTCGACTACCCCCAGTACACCCGCCCCGCCGACTACCAAGGCGCGCAGGTCCCCCCCGTCCTCACCGACGGCAACCACGTCCTCGTCCGCCAGTGGAGACGCCGCGCCGCCCTCGAAAAGACCCTCCGCAACCGCCCCGACCTCCTCGCCAAAGCCAGCCTCAACAAAGCCGACCGGAAGCTCCTCCATGAAATCGAGGCGAGCGAAGAAACGGAAGCCAGCGGAAGCTGA
- the rimM gene encoding ribosome maturation factor RimM (Essential for efficient processing of 16S rRNA), whose product MKPVQQKPIPSSDAAPPPLDGDSAKSCTWVILASILRPQGRKGEVLAELLTDFPERFEGEPRVFLAKPGYDGPESAARPATVIGFFLPVGKNNGRIVLHFAGIDSINAAETLAGLEVIVPHHERLEPEEDASYISDLLECAVYDVAREPHLLVGTVDDVHLPTTPDGSRRLDDAAPLLAVLTPEGEEILIPFVKAWLVEIDPDAKRILMRLPEGLIEVNAKP is encoded by the coding sequence GTGAAGCCAGTCCAACAAAAACCGATTCCGTCGAGCGATGCCGCTCCTCCCCCACTCGACGGCGATTCGGCGAAGTCGTGTACCTGGGTCATTCTCGCCTCCATCCTTCGCCCGCAGGGCCGCAAAGGCGAGGTCCTCGCCGAACTCCTCACCGATTTTCCCGAGCGCTTCGAAGGCGAACCGCGCGTCTTTCTCGCCAAGCCAGGCTATGATGGCCCCGAGTCCGCCGCACGCCCCGCCACCGTCATCGGCTTCTTCCTCCCCGTAGGCAAGAACAACGGACGCATCGTCCTGCACTTCGCCGGCATAGATTCCATCAACGCTGCCGAGACCCTCGCAGGGCTCGAAGTCATCGTTCCCCACCACGAACGCCTCGAACCCGAGGAAGACGCTTCCTACATCAGCGACCTGCTGGAGTGCGCTGTCTATGACGTGGCACGGGAGCCTCATCTTCTGGTGGGCACCGTCGACGATGTCCACCTGCCTACCACCCCCGATGGCTCACGCCGTCTCGACGACGCCGCTCCCCTGCTCGCCGTTCTCACCCCCGAGGGCGAAGAGATCCTCATCCCCTTCGTCAAGGCATGGCTGGTCGAAATCGACCCCGACGCCAAGCGCATCCTCATGCGCCTCCCCGAAGGCCTCATCGAAGTCAACGCCAAGCCCTAA
- a CDS encoding KH domain-containing protein: MSQRPLPESRAEVVAGMQDLVLDIARALVDEPESVTVETIADGDATVIRLRVSQKDVGKIIGKQGRTARSLRTILGAASMKLHHRFSLDILEHGEAPRSSSQIATATANDE; this comes from the coding sequence ATGAGTCAGAGGCCCCTGCCCGAAAGTCGGGCGGAAGTAGTTGCGGGTATGCAGGATTTGGTGCTCGATATCGCTCGAGCCCTCGTGGACGAACCGGAGTCGGTAACAGTCGAAACCATCGCTGATGGCGATGCTACGGTCATCCGCCTCCGCGTCTCTCAAAAAGATGTCGGAAAAATCATCGGTAAGCAGGGTAGGACGGCGCGTTCGCTTCGCACCATCCTCGGGGCTGCGAGCATGAAGCTGCACCATCGCTTCTCGCTCGACATCCTGGAGCATGGAGAAGCACCACGATCCAGCAGCCAGATTGCAACGGCCACCGCGAACGACGAATAG
- a CDS encoding acyltransferase family protein — protein MDNKEHAPAATAPPRHMPALDGLRGLAISLVLCCHANVFIGAPAPGSSTFDHLRYLILGGGWIGVNLFFVLSGFLITGILVATKSSSHYFKSFYARRFLRIFPLYYLYVIAIIGFTRAAYTNLDRASLLFFFYNFRAISLQHHLLWVNSLWSLAVEEQFYLVWPILIVLLRRRTLQYLCVAGVVFALALRIWSFPHDATFQSTYYSTLCRMDDLLIGALLALWRSDEGIEMKMRRYEAPVGIAALIGLFAIAAWTGHFMDFVTFNNKGAFRHSSVLILGPGMTLLAALSAVMVAKCWHQNPINSIFLFWPLRRLGKYSYGMYMLHWPLLYLIQRAQERMQSHFHVHVHSYFILPAIFVTCYAGAVASFYVFERHFLRLKRLFPAL, from the coding sequence ATGGATAACAAGGAACACGCCCCTGCAGCGACGGCACCTCCTCGCCATATGCCCGCATTGGATGGACTCAGGGGCCTAGCAATTTCGCTTGTGCTCTGCTGCCATGCGAATGTGTTCATTGGTGCCCCCGCCCCAGGCAGTTCCACCTTCGATCATCTTCGTTATTTGATCCTGGGTGGTGGTTGGATCGGTGTGAATCTTTTCTTCGTGCTCTCCGGATTCCTGATCACCGGCATCCTCGTGGCCACAAAGTCATCCAGTCATTACTTCAAAAGCTTTTATGCACGCCGCTTTCTCCGCATCTTCCCCCTGTACTATCTTTACGTCATCGCGATCATTGGATTTACGAGGGCGGCCTACACGAATCTGGATCGGGCCAGCCTCCTCTTCTTTTTTTATAACTTTCGCGCGATCTCCCTTCAGCATCACCTGCTTTGGGTGAACTCCCTATGGTCACTTGCCGTCGAAGAACAGTTCTACCTCGTCTGGCCCATCTTGATCGTGTTGCTGAGACGCCGCACCCTCCAATACCTGTGTGTCGCCGGAGTTGTGTTTGCCCTTGCGCTTCGAATCTGGAGTTTCCCCCACGACGCAACATTTCAATCCACCTATTACTCGACTCTCTGCCGGATGGATGATCTGCTGATCGGTGCCCTTCTGGCTCTGTGGCGCTCCGACGAAGGGATTGAGATGAAGATGCGTCGCTATGAAGCGCCCGTAGGGATTGCCGCGCTGATCGGGCTCTTCGCCATCGCGGCGTGGACGGGGCACTTTATGGACTTTGTCACCTTCAACAACAAGGGCGCCTTCCGTCACAGCTCCGTGCTCATCCTCGGCCCCGGCATGACGCTGCTCGCCGCGTTGTCTGCTGTCATGGTGGCAAAGTGCTGGCACCAGAACCCCATCAACAGCATTTTTCTATTCTGGCCGTTGCGAAGGCTAGGGAAATACAGCTATGGCATGTATATGCTTCATTGGCCGCTGCTGTATCTCATTCAGCGGGCCCAGGAACGCATGCAGAGTCACTTTCACGTTCACGTGCACTCCTACTTCATTCTTCCTGCGATCTTCGTCACGTGCTACGCGGGCGCAGTGGCTAGCTTCTACGTCTTTGAAAGACACTTCCTGCGGCTCAAACGGCTCTTCCCAGCGCTCTGA
- a CDS encoding carboxylate-amine ligase codes for MKPSFSLGIEEEYQTIDPVTRDLRSHVSTEMLSQGKLRLEERVKAEMHQSVIEVGTRICKNIQEATEDLYDLRRNMIGLAEENGLVLVAGATHPFSDWREQEIYPDPRYAQVVEDLQLVARANLIFGLHVHVGIEDREAAIRIMNSIRYFLPHILALSTNSPFWQGMKTGYKSYRAKVFENFPRTNLPDTFGSYSEFENYINLLIKTNCIDNAKKIWWDVRPHPFFNTVEVRVCDIPMRAQESIAIAALIQATAAKLWRLHACNQDYRQYSRALVMENKFRAVRYGLDGKMIDFGKQIEVPMRELMLEYLTFVDDVLDELGSRKEIEYIHTMMEQGTGADRQLKVFEETGDLKQVVDYMARETRAGL; via the coding sequence ATGAAGCCATCGTTTTCGTTGGGGATTGAAGAGGAGTATCAGACGATTGATCCAGTGACGCGGGATCTGCGGTCGCATGTTTCGACCGAGATGTTGTCGCAGGGCAAGCTGAGGCTGGAAGAGCGGGTGAAGGCCGAGATGCACCAGTCGGTGATCGAGGTGGGGACGCGCATCTGCAAGAACATCCAGGAGGCTACCGAAGACCTGTATGACCTGCGACGCAACATGATCGGGCTGGCGGAGGAGAATGGACTGGTGCTGGTGGCGGGCGCTACGCATCCCTTCTCGGACTGGCGGGAGCAGGAGATCTATCCGGACCCGCGGTATGCGCAGGTGGTGGAGGATTTGCAGCTTGTGGCGCGGGCGAACCTGATCTTCGGGCTGCATGTGCATGTGGGGATCGAGGACCGCGAGGCGGCGATTCGGATCATGAATTCGATTCGTTATTTTCTGCCGCACATCCTGGCTCTGTCGACCAACTCCCCGTTCTGGCAAGGGATGAAGACGGGGTACAAGAGCTACCGGGCGAAGGTGTTTGAAAACTTTCCGCGGACGAATCTGCCGGATACGTTTGGGAGCTACTCGGAGTTTGAGAACTACATCAACCTGCTGATCAAGACGAACTGCATCGACAATGCGAAGAAGATCTGGTGGGATGTGAGGCCGCATCCGTTCTTCAACACCGTGGAGGTGAGGGTGTGCGATATCCCGATGCGGGCGCAGGAGTCGATTGCGATTGCGGCGCTGATCCAGGCGACGGCGGCGAAGCTGTGGAGGCTGCACGCCTGCAATCAGGACTATCGGCAGTACTCGCGGGCGCTTGTGATGGAGAACAAGTTTCGCGCGGTGCGGTATGGGCTGGATGGGAAGATGATCGACTTCGGCAAGCAGATCGAGGTGCCGATGCGAGAGCTGATGCTGGAGTACCTGACCTTCGTCGACGATGTGCTGGATGAGCTGGGGAGCCGTAAGGAGATCGAGTACATCCACACCATGATGGAGCAGGGGACGGGCGCGGACCGGCAGTTGAAGGTGTTCGAGGAGACTGGGGACTTGAAGCAGGTGGTGGACTACATGGCGCGGGAGACGCGGGCGGGATTGTAG
- a CDS encoding alpha/beta hydrolase — MQHSSLEHTPPPTPWEDNPAAPSFTLDDPGSPDAPALDNWCFHSEILPQPKQRILSVHLPVEYDGDPARRFPVFYLHDGQNLFDPRLSYVPGRTWQAASTEDALAEAGQTEPIILVGIANAGLRRMAEYTPTRDPRMAGGEGATYGRMLIEEIKPFIDRTYRTLPDAANTALGGSSLGGLISLFLGLNHPDIFGKLAVMSPSIWWDRRSILATVGHSRKRPSTRIWMDMGTAEGLRHLRDADLLHQRLLKRGWRDNIDLAYQRDPGAVHDERAWASRFPNVLRFLFPAS, encoded by the coding sequence TTGCAGCATTCCAGCCTCGAACACACCCCGCCACCCACCCCCTGGGAGGACAATCCCGCCGCGCCCAGCTTCACCCTCGACGATCCCGGCAGCCCCGACGCACCCGCGCTCGACAACTGGTGTTTCCACTCCGAGATCCTGCCGCAGCCAAAGCAGCGTATCCTCTCCGTCCACCTCCCCGTCGAATACGACGGAGACCCCGCCCGCCGCTTCCCCGTCTTCTACCTTCACGACGGCCAGAACCTCTTCGACCCGCGTCTCTCCTACGTTCCCGGCCGCACCTGGCAGGCCGCCTCCACCGAAGACGCCCTCGCCGAAGCCGGCCAGACCGAGCCCATCATCCTCGTCGGCATCGCCAACGCCGGTCTCCGCCGCATGGCCGAGTACACCCCCACCCGCGATCCGCGCATGGCCGGCGGCGAAGGCGCCACCTACGGCCGCATGCTCATCGAAGAGATCAAGCCCTTCATCGACCGCACCTACCGGACGTTGCCGGACGCCGCCAACACCGCTCTCGGCGGCTCTTCGCTCGGCGGACTCATCTCCCTCTTCCTCGGCCTCAACCACCCCGATATCTTCGGAAAACTCGCCGTCATGAGCCCCTCTATCTGGTGGGATCGCCGGTCGATCCTGGCAACGGTAGGCCACTCCAGGAAGCGCCCCAGCACCCGCATCTGGATGGACATGGGCACCGCCGAAGGCCTCCGCCACCTGCGCGACGCCGACCTCCTCCACCAGCGCCTCCTCAAGCGCGGCTGGCGCGACAACATCGACCTCGCCTACCAGCGCGACCCCGGAGCCGTACACGACGAGCGCGCCTGGGCCAGCCGCTTCCCCAACGTCCTCCGCTTCCTCTTCCCCGCCTCTTGA
- a CDS encoding ATP-grasp domain-containing protein: MKKIGVLFGMENTFPGALVNRINSMEIEGITAEFVQVGGVEMAAPSGYAVIVDRISHDMPFYRSFLKNAALSGTQVINNPFWWSADDKFFNYALASKLGVAVPRTALLPHKYFPPNIESSSLRNLQFPLDWDAIFDYVKFPAFLKPHDGGGWRDVFHVHNREEFFAAYDQSRDLCMTLQAAVKFKEYFRCYVVGQEKVRIMAYDPRRPHEHRYVLEPQEYPKGLLKRVEKDALTLCKALGYDLNTVEFAVEDGIPYAIDFMNPAPDADRFSVGEENFEWIVNAVAELAVKKAREAHAPDLKELRWGALLTGESKAPAKAAVKKAPAKKAPAKKTAVKKVLPGT; the protein is encoded by the coding sequence ATGAAGAAGATCGGCGTTTTGTTCGGCATGGAGAACACGTTTCCGGGAGCACTGGTGAACCGGATCAACTCGATGGAGATCGAGGGCATCACGGCCGAGTTTGTCCAGGTGGGCGGGGTGGAGATGGCTGCACCTTCTGGCTACGCGGTGATCGTGGACCGGATCTCGCACGATATGCCCTTCTACCGGTCTTTTCTGAAGAACGCTGCGTTGAGTGGGACGCAGGTGATCAACAATCCGTTCTGGTGGTCGGCCGACGATAAGTTCTTCAACTATGCGCTGGCCTCGAAGTTAGGGGTGGCTGTGCCGCGCACGGCTCTGCTGCCGCATAAGTACTTTCCGCCGAACATCGAGAGCAGCTCTCTGCGGAACCTGCAGTTCCCTCTGGATTGGGATGCGATCTTCGACTATGTGAAGTTTCCTGCGTTCCTGAAGCCGCACGATGGCGGTGGATGGCGGGATGTGTTTCATGTGCATAACCGCGAGGAGTTCTTCGCGGCCTACGACCAGAGCCGCGACCTGTGCATGACGCTGCAGGCGGCGGTGAAGTTCAAGGAGTATTTTCGATGCTATGTGGTGGGGCAGGAGAAGGTGCGGATTATGGCGTACGACCCGCGCCGTCCGCATGAGCACCGGTATGTGCTGGAGCCGCAGGAGTATCCGAAGGGTCTGTTGAAGCGCGTGGAGAAGGATGCGCTGACGCTTTGCAAGGCGCTGGGGTATGACCTGAACACGGTGGAGTTCGCGGTGGAGGATGGGATTCCGTATGCGATCGACTTCATGAATCCGGCTCCTGATGCGGACCGGTTCTCGGTGGGGGAGGAGAACTTCGAGTGGATCGTGAATGCAGTAGCGGAGCTTGCGGTGAAGAAGGCCAGGGAGGCGCATGCGCCGGATTTGAAGGAGCTTCGGTGGGGTGCCCTGTTGACGGGGGAGAGCAAGGCTCCGGCTAAGGCAGCGGTGAAGAAGGCTCCTGCGAAGAAGGCTCCTGCGAAGAAGACGGCGGTGAAGAAGGTGTTGCCGGGGACGTAA
- a CDS encoding ATP-grasp domain-containing protein produces the protein MMAKRTQVSVLIVASTWWPLTARLAMSLLAHGCRVSALCPAGHPMRFVEGISSVHMLRAYRPMRTLKRTIEADKPDVILPGDDTVVWLLHQTHALYPELRPLIERSLGNAAFYPEIRGRDALLQVARELGIRTPVNAVVKDVADLDAWLETNPFPAVMKVDGSFSGRGVVVVHSREECVAVLERFQRRSSFTSAGGRWVVNRNPLALWTWRLLKTATVSIQQWIPGTQATAMFAAWEGKVLGGLAVEVLATTEPQGASTVVRPVQDVEMLEAGRRIAERLGISGFFGLDFMLDDATGKPYLLELNPRCTQLGHLRVQGMPDLAGVLAAAIAGGPPPEAGESLPEGPIAFFPQALGGDPKTRELLPVSYLDKPVEQPKLVEALNGKAWPEQQLASRVYLKIRG, from the coding sequence ATGATGGCTAAACGCACGCAAGTCTCCGTTCTCATCGTTGCAAGCACGTGGTGGCCCCTGACGGCTCGACTCGCGATGTCTTTGCTTGCCCATGGTTGCCGGGTGTCGGCGCTTTGCCCGGCGGGTCATCCGATGCGTTTCGTGGAGGGTATCTCCAGCGTGCATATGCTGCGCGCGTACCGGCCTATGCGGACGCTGAAGCGCACGATCGAAGCGGACAAGCCGGATGTGATTCTTCCGGGCGACGATACGGTGGTGTGGCTGCTGCACCAGACGCACGCGCTGTATCCGGAGCTGCGTCCTCTGATTGAGCGGTCGCTGGGGAACGCGGCGTTTTATCCGGAGATCCGGGGTCGCGATGCGCTGCTGCAGGTGGCGAGGGAGCTCGGCATCCGGACGCCTGTGAATGCGGTTGTGAAGGACGTCGCGGACCTTGACGCGTGGCTGGAGACGAATCCGTTTCCGGCGGTGATGAAGGTGGATGGCAGCTTTTCGGGTCGGGGCGTCGTGGTGGTTCATTCTCGCGAGGAGTGTGTCGCGGTGCTGGAGCGGTTCCAGCGGAGGTCGAGTTTTACGTCGGCGGGTGGCCGTTGGGTGGTGAATCGCAATCCGCTTGCGTTGTGGACGTGGAGGCTGTTGAAGACGGCGACGGTGAGTATCCAGCAGTGGATTCCGGGGACTCAGGCGACCGCTATGTTCGCAGCGTGGGAGGGGAAGGTGTTGGGGGGGCTTGCGGTGGAGGTGCTGGCTACGACCGAGCCGCAGGGAGCCTCGACGGTGGTGCGTCCCGTGCAGGATGTGGAGATGCTGGAGGCGGGGCGGCGGATTGCGGAGCGGTTGGGGATCAGCGGCTTTTTTGGGCTGGATTTTATGCTTGACGATGCGACGGGCAAGCCATATCTGCTGGAACTGAACCCGCGCTGCACACAGCTTGGGCATCTGCGGGTGCAGGGGATGCCGGATCTTGCGGGTGTGCTGGCCGCGGCGATTGCGGGTGGGCCGCCGCCGGAGGCCGGGGAGTCGCTTCCTGAGGGACCGATTGCGTTCTTTCCGCAGGCGCTGGGCGGGGATCCGAAGACGAGGGAGCTGTTGCCGGTGAGTTACCTGGATAAGCCGGTGGAGCAGCCGAAGCTGGTGGAGGCGCTGAATGGGAAGGCGTGGCCGGAACAGCAACTGGCGTCGCGGGTTTATCTGAAGATTCGTGGATAG